One Vitis riparia cultivar Riparia Gloire de Montpellier isolate 1030 chromosome 4, EGFV_Vit.rip_1.0, whole genome shotgun sequence genomic window carries:
- the LOC117913261 gene encoding serine/threonine-protein kinase BLUS1-like, producing the protein MAQGAGNEPPLMVVTDPQTKNEYRIRDVIGTSNGATVYQADESYESNKATAVAVKILNIKNKDERYWDLKHDILNSKSLPHHPNVVEIKASFSVDDNLCVVMPFMSFGSLQSLISSRFRNGFSEDCIAIILTETLKGVAHIHRNRDIHKHIDARNICLCESSAIKLAFAAAEYDHGQNHTTTALPNLCNWPAPEVQGCCTTMSDIWLVGITALQLAFGLRVSTRQGMAGMIKMYRKDQDERTQKVGLDLTQEQLDEQFEERKLPRSFQDMVGKCLGQEQLDRPTARELLKHDFFKNRGDVHWFFNAINRKRM; encoded by the coding sequence ATGGCTCAAGGGGCTGGTAATGAGCCTCCACTGATGGTGGTGACTGACCCACAAACCAAAAATGAATACAGAATCAGGGATGTGATTGGAACTTCCAATGGAGCCACCGTCTACCAAGCAGACGAATCTTATGAATCCAACAAAGCCACTGCTGTAGCTGTGAAGATTCTCAATATCAAAAACAAAGATGAGAGGTACTGGGACTTGAAGCATGATATTCTCAACAGCAAATCTCTCCCTCATCATCCCAATGTAGTTGAAATCAAAGCCTCATTCAGTGTTGATGATAATCTCTGTGTTGTGATGCCTTTCATGAGCTTTGGCTCTCTCCAGTCCCTCATTTCTTCTCGGTTCAGAAATGGTTTTTCAGAAGATTGTATAGCCATAATCCTAACAGAAACATTAAAGGGTGTAGCTCATATCCACAGGAACCGTGATATTCACAAGCATATAGATGCTAGGAACATCTGTCTTTGCGAAAGTTCTGCTATAAAGTTGGCTTTTGCAGCTGCAGAGTATGATCATGGTCAGAATCACACCACTACAGCATTACCAAATCTGTGCAACTGGCCTGCGCCGGAGGTTCAGGGCTGCTGCACCACAATGTCTGATATATGGCTCGTTGGTATCACTGCACTGCAGCTGGCATTTGGCTTACGAGTTTCTACACGCCAAGGCATGGCGGGGATGATAAAAATGTATAGAAAAGACCAGGACGAAAGGACTCAGAAGGTGGGGTTAGATCTAACTCAGGAGCAGCTTGATGAGCAGTTCGAAGAGAGAAAGTTGCCCAGATCGTTTCAGGATATGGTGGGCAAGTGCCTGGGTCAAGAGCAGCTGGACAGGCCGACTGCAAGAGAGCTGCTCAAACATGACTTCTTCAAGAACCGTGGCGATGTACATTGGTTTTTCAACGCCAT